The following proteins are encoded in a genomic region of Methanobrevibacter sp.:
- a CDS encoding Dam family site-specific DNA-(adenine-N6)-methyltransferase — MQSKLVDYKMPKPFLKWAGGKKQVIKFIDRNLPQNIKDSGVIDSYFEPFLGGGAIFFHLANKYKIKYAYLGDINKELILTYLVVKKNPKKLISQLKVYSDEYLPLDSDSRKEYYYGIRNEFNDNLDNFDYENFSNDHILRASQMIFLNRTCFNGLYRVNKGGKFNVPIGKYKNPQICNEENILNVSEVLKGVNIICEDYAESEALIEQDSFVYLDPPYLPIKKNSFTSYNSEGFGIKEQMELSEYCKRIDEKGAKFILSNSDPKNHDPSNNFFEDTYGNLNLKKFDYKRIKVRRSINSNGNKRGSINELLLYNY, encoded by the coding sequence ATGCAATCTAAACTTGTGGACTATAAAATGCCTAAACCTTTTTTAAAATGGGCTGGTGGAAAAAAACAGGTCATTAAATTCATTGATAGAAATTTACCTCAAAATATTAAAGATTCTGGTGTTATTGATAGTTATTTTGAGCCATTTTTAGGTGGTGGAGCAATTTTTTTCCATTTGGCAAATAAGTATAAAATAAAATATGCATATTTGGGGGATATTAATAAGGAGTTAATATTAACTTATTTGGTCGTTAAAAAGAATCCAAAAAAATTAATTTCTCAATTGAAGGTATATTCTGATGAATATTTGCCATTAGATTCTGATTCAAGAAAAGAATATTATTATGGGATTAGGAATGAATTTAATGACAATTTAGATAATTTTGATTATGAAAATTTTTCCAATGATCATATTTTAAGAGCTTCTCAGATGATTTTTTTAAATAGAACTTGTTTTAATGGGTTATATAGGGTAAATAAGGGTGGAAAATTTAATGTTCCCATTGGAAAATATAAAAATCCTCAAATTTGTAATGAAGAAAATATTTTAAATGTTTCTGAAGTTTTAAAAGGTGTTAATATTATTTGTGAGGATTATGCTGAATCAGAAGCATTAATTGAGCAGGATTCTTTTGTTTATTTGGACCCTCCATATTTGCCTATTAAAAAAAATAGTTTTACCAGTTATAATTCAGAGGGTTTTGGAATAAAAGAACAAATGGAATTGAGTGAATATTGCAAACGTATAGATGAAAAAGGTGCAAAGTTTATTTTAAGTAATTCTGACCCAAAAAATCATGATCCATCAAATAATTTTTTTGAAGACACTTATGGAAATTTGAATTTAAAAAAATTTGATTATAAACGTATTAAAGTTAGGAGGTCAATTAATTCTAATGGTAATAAGAGAGGATCAATAAATGAGCTTTTATTATATAATTATTAG